A section of the Salvelinus sp. IW2-2015 linkage group LG7, ASM291031v2, whole genome shotgun sequence genome encodes:
- the LOC111966506 gene encoding bile acid receptor isoform X1: MREWSESEMTMSAGGYLSAFDGYGISEPLQYYDVLGDPLGYSFQEPDLQGLAFSQQQYSPVNLQFSVYEPPSSQPCHPPYTHPYSPHCLEAPCEPSPEPQCGGLGKGGGGGLPLVKRTRLGPGGRVRGLDELCVVCGDKASGYHYNALTCEGCKGFFRRSVTKKAVYRCKSGGGCEMDMYMRRKCQDCRLRKCRAVGMLDECLLTEVQCQSKRLRKGAKHRGGGPEEEENMESRSVSSTNRLLGQVVSANLSREQNHVLDRMVEALRQYRAQYTVHCRVFEWTCTEDGGDRLMDVASPPSQRLLQFAKSVPGFELLNCSDQSTLLSSSSVEVMFLLSAQQFTQNPAAYSPALQPFNISTHHWLKTLESKENIHSGTGPLNPGVNEDLLGPVINFFHSMAALGVTEAEYALLTATVLLCSDEASLRAVACVESLQELILELLSRVCGAWCGAQGPQGAQRFARLLGRLTELRTLQHNHLTLLRQQP, encoded by the exons ATGAGAGAGTGGAGTGAGTCGGAGATGACCATGTCTGCCGGTGGTTACCTCTCCGCCTTTGATGGATACGGCATCTCCGAGCCTCTGCAGTACTACG ATGTGCTGGGGGACCCTTTGGGCTACTCTTTCCAGGAGCCAGACCTACAGGGCCTAGCCTTCAGCCAACAGCAGTACAGCCCTGTCAACCTGCAATTCTCTGTCTACGAACCACCGTCCTCCCAGCCATGCCACCCACCCTACACCCACCCCTACAGTCCCCACTGCCTGGAGGCTCCCTGCGAGCCCAGCCCGGAGCCCCAGTGTGGAGGCCTGGGGAAGGGGGGTGGCGGAGGTCTGCCCCTGGTCAAGAGGACCAGGCTGGGCCCTGGAGGGCGGGTGAGGGGCCTGGATGagctttgtgtggtgtgtggagacAAAGCCTCTGGCTACCATTACAATGCCCTCACCTGTGAAGGCTGCAAAG GTTTTTTCCGAAGGAGTGTGACAAAGAAAGCAGTGTACCGGTGTAAAAGTGGCGGAGGCTGTGAGATGGATATGTACATGCGGAGGAAGTGCCAGGACTGCCGCCTGCGGAAATGTCGTGCTGTGGGCATGCTAGACGAAT GTCTGCTGACCGAGGTGCAGTGCCAGTCAAAGAGGCTGAGGAAGGGAGCCAAGCACAGAGGAGGAGggcctgaggaggaggagaacatggAGAGCAGGAGCGTCAGCTCCACCAACAGGCTGCTAGGACAG GTGGTGTCTGCAAATCTGTCAAGAGAACAGAATCATGTGCTGGACAGGATGGTGGAGGCTCTTCGGCAGTACAGGGCGCAGTACACTGTACACTGTAGG GTGTTTGAGTGGACTTGTACAGAGGATGGTGGAGACAGACTAATGGACGtggcctcccctccctctcagaGGCTGCTGCAGTTTGCCAAGAGTGTACCTG GCTTTGAGCTCCTGAACTGCTCGGACCAGAGCACCCTCCTCTCTAGTTCCTCTGTAGAAGTCATGTTTCTGCTCTCAGCGCAGCAGTTCACCCAAAACCCGGCAGCCTATAGTCCAG CACTACAGCCTTTCAACATCTCAACTCATCATTGGCTGAAAACCTTGGAGTCCAAGGAAAACATTCATAGTGGGACTGGCCCTCTAAACCCAG gagTCAATGAGGACCTGCTTGGACCGGTGATCAACTTCTTCCACAGCATGGCAGCATTGGGGGTGACCGAGGCTGAATATGCCCTGCTCACTGCTACAGTACTGCTATGCTCAG ACGAAGCGTCGCTGCGGGCGGTTGCGTGTGTGGAGAGTTTACAGGAGCTGATCCTCGAGCTGCTGTCCAGGGTGTGCGGAGCCTGGTGTGGAGCCCAGGGCCCTCAGGGAGCCCAGCGCTTCGCTCGCCTGTTGGGGAGACTCACAGAGCTGCGCACgctacaacacaaccacctcacCCTGCTCCGACAGCAGCcctga
- the LOC111966506 gene encoding bile acid receptor isoform X2, giving the protein MREWSESEMTMSAGGYLSAFDGYGISEPLQYYDVLGDPLGYSFQEPDLQGLAFSQQQYSPVNLQFSVYEPPSSQPCHPPYTHPYSPHCLEAPCEPSPEPQCGGLGKGGGGGLPLVKRTRLGPGGRVRGLDELCVVCGDKASGYHYNALTCEGCKGFFRRSVTKKAVYRCKSGGGCEMDMYMRRKCQDCRLRKCRAVGMLDECLLTEVQCQSKRLRKGAKHRGGGPEEEENMESRSVSSTNRLLGQVVSANLSREQNHVLDRMVEALRQYRAQYTVHCRVFEWTCTEDGGDRLMDVASPPSQRLLQFAKSVPGFELLNCSDQSTLLSSSSVEVMFLLSAQQFTQNPAAYSPALQPFNISTHHWLKTLESKENIHSGTGPLNPGVNEDLLGPVINFFHSMAALGVTEAEYALLTATVLLCSADEASLRAVACVESLQELILELLSRVCGAWCGAQGPQGAQRFARLLGRLTELRTLQHNHLTLLRQQP; this is encoded by the exons ATGAGAGAGTGGAGTGAGTCGGAGATGACCATGTCTGCCGGTGGTTACCTCTCCGCCTTTGATGGATACGGCATCTCCGAGCCTCTGCAGTACTACG ATGTGCTGGGGGACCCTTTGGGCTACTCTTTCCAGGAGCCAGACCTACAGGGCCTAGCCTTCAGCCAACAGCAGTACAGCCCTGTCAACCTGCAATTCTCTGTCTACGAACCACCGTCCTCCCAGCCATGCCACCCACCCTACACCCACCCCTACAGTCCCCACTGCCTGGAGGCTCCCTGCGAGCCCAGCCCGGAGCCCCAGTGTGGAGGCCTGGGGAAGGGGGGTGGCGGAGGTCTGCCCCTGGTCAAGAGGACCAGGCTGGGCCCTGGAGGGCGGGTGAGGGGCCTGGATGagctttgtgtggtgtgtggagacAAAGCCTCTGGCTACCATTACAATGCCCTCACCTGTGAAGGCTGCAAAG GTTTTTTCCGAAGGAGTGTGACAAAGAAAGCAGTGTACCGGTGTAAAAGTGGCGGAGGCTGTGAGATGGATATGTACATGCGGAGGAAGTGCCAGGACTGCCGCCTGCGGAAATGTCGTGCTGTGGGCATGCTAGACGAAT GTCTGCTGACCGAGGTGCAGTGCCAGTCAAAGAGGCTGAGGAAGGGAGCCAAGCACAGAGGAGGAGggcctgaggaggaggagaacatggAGAGCAGGAGCGTCAGCTCCACCAACAGGCTGCTAGGACAG GTGGTGTCTGCAAATCTGTCAAGAGAACAGAATCATGTGCTGGACAGGATGGTGGAGGCTCTTCGGCAGTACAGGGCGCAGTACACTGTACACTGTAGG GTGTTTGAGTGGACTTGTACAGAGGATGGTGGAGACAGACTAATGGACGtggcctcccctccctctcagaGGCTGCTGCAGTTTGCCAAGAGTGTACCTG GCTTTGAGCTCCTGAACTGCTCGGACCAGAGCACCCTCCTCTCTAGTTCCTCTGTAGAAGTCATGTTTCTGCTCTCAGCGCAGCAGTTCACCCAAAACCCGGCAGCCTATAGTCCAG CACTACAGCCTTTCAACATCTCAACTCATCATTGGCTGAAAACCTTGGAGTCCAAGGAAAACATTCATAGTGGGACTGGCCCTCTAAACCCAG gagTCAATGAGGACCTGCTTGGACCGGTGATCAACTTCTTCCACAGCATGGCAGCATTGGGGGTGACCGAGGCTGAATATGCCCTGCTCACTGCTACAGTACTGCTATGCTCAG CAGACGAAGCGTCGCTGCGGGCGGTTGCGTGTGTGGAGAGTTTACAGGAGCTGATCCTCGAGCTGCTGTCCAGGGTGTGCGGAGCCTGGTGTGGAGCCCAGGGCCCTCAGGGAGCCCAGCGCTTCGCTCGCCTGTTGGGGAGACTCACAGAGCTGCGCACgctacaacacaaccacctcacCCTGCTCCGACAGCAGCcctga